Proteins encoded together in one Leptospira semungkisensis window:
- the mnmA gene encoding tRNA 2-thiouridine(34) synthase MnmA has translation MSKGKIIVAMSGGVDSAVTAGLLMEEGYEVIGVNLRTWEYEAPACDTTKKSCCSPEDIRDARDVGLSLNIPFYVIKMEKLFQEKVIDRFVNDYKEGKTPNPCVECNTFVKFGALFDKAKALGIDKIATGHYARILEVDGRYSVANAEDMNKNQAYYLYGLSQENLKNTVFPLGGMTKPEVREIARRMGLPVAEKAESQEICFIPENDYRKFLAKKNIDFTPGAFALQNGQVIGHHTGKENFTIGQRKGLGIAWKSPLYVISIQDDGTVILGEERQTFVESFVVEDLNLQAWAPVSGTEETECRVQVRYRSKPIAAKVVREENQIRVFPLEEVKGVAPGQSAVFYPSNGNYLLAGGIIRKGSVVTYEKSDVSVLENSNVGVSVLP, from the coding sequence ATGAGTAAGGGAAAGATCATCGTAGCAATGAGTGGTGGAGTGGATAGCGCGGTTACCGCAGGCCTTCTTATGGAAGAAGGTTACGAGGTGATCGGTGTAAACCTGCGCACTTGGGAATATGAGGCGCCAGCTTGCGATACTACCAAAAAATCCTGCTGCTCACCGGAAGATATCCGGGACGCCCGAGATGTGGGTCTCTCCTTGAATATACCGTTTTATGTGATCAAGATGGAGAAGCTCTTCCAAGAGAAGGTAATCGATCGTTTCGTAAACGATTACAAGGAAGGAAAGACTCCGAATCCATGTGTGGAATGCAATACTTTCGTGAAATTTGGAGCCTTGTTCGACAAGGCGAAGGCGTTAGGGATCGATAAAATAGCCACTGGTCATTATGCTAGGATCCTAGAAGTGGACGGCCGCTATTCTGTAGCAAACGCCGAAGACATGAATAAGAACCAGGCTTATTATTTATACGGACTTTCTCAAGAGAATCTGAAGAATACCGTATTCCCTCTGGGAGGAATGACCAAACCAGAGGTGAGAGAGATCGCAAGAAGAATGGGATTGCCGGTCGCTGAGAAGGCGGAATCCCAAGAGATCTGTTTTATTCCAGAAAACGATTATAGAAAATTCTTGGCTAAGAAGAATATCGACTTCACTCCGGGAGCGTTTGCTCTGCAGAACGGACAGGTAATCGGTCATCATACTGGTAAGGAAAACTTTACCATAGGTCAAAGAAAAGGCCTTGGGATCGCCTGGAAATCTCCGCTATACGTCATCTCAATCCAAGACGATGGAACAGTGATCTTGGGAGAAGAGCGACAAACTTTTGTCGAATCGTTTGTGGTCGAGGATTTGAATCTGCAAGCTTGGGCGCCTGTTTCCGGAACGGAAGAAACAGAATGCAGGGTGCAGGTCCGATATAGATCCAAGCCGATCGCAGCCAAAGTAGTCAGAGAAGAAAACCAGATCCGTGTCTTTCCTTTAGAAGAAGTCAAAGGAGTTGCTCCCGGCCAATCTGCAGTATTCTATCCTTCGAATGGGAACTATCTGCTTGCAGGTGGGATCATCCGCAAGGGAAGTGTAGTCACCTACGAAAAATCGGATGTATCTGTATTAGAAAATTCTAATGTGGGAGTTTCTGTTCTTCCGTGA
- a CDS encoding aspartyl protease: MIPRGLLLFLFLFSFHLSCSSFDIRNLFSGYIHYEKEAGGAWIRLPLKEVDHLPVLYLSMEQGREPLRFLIDTGAFVSFLEDDFVPENSPRKFLSASFPGGAVQSVRKAIQNDLYAGGIKVFENVEFFSHNFPKELRVNGILGMNAFLGHVIQLELPDRLSIWKSPSSKSAPGFPEENLFPMLLRSGQPTAVLLRPPGIRKESWILDTGAEYSVLDWDTIQGDHPTEYLEGKDASVYNFGGGKLNAKIRILKPFCPVFVKNNYEGFRFCLPDLEVFPGGIPPDALHWDYRKGIVGILGRNWMENYRILLDTKRSLIGIVGKETDPANE, from the coding sequence ATGATTCCTCGCGGGCTTCTTCTCTTTCTCTTTTTATTCAGCTTTCATTTGAGTTGTTCTTCTTTCGATATTCGAAATCTTTTTTCGGGTTATATACATTATGAAAAGGAAGCTGGAGGCGCTTGGATCCGTCTTCCTCTGAAAGAAGTGGATCATCTTCCTGTTCTTTATCTTTCCATGGAACAAGGAAGAGAGCCTCTGAGATTTCTGATAGATACCGGTGCATTCGTTTCTTTCTTAGAAGATGATTTCGTTCCGGAGAATTCTCCCCGCAAATTTTTGAGCGCTAGCTTTCCTGGTGGTGCAGTTCAGTCCGTTCGCAAGGCAATCCAAAACGATCTATATGCGGGAGGGATTAAGGTCTTCGAAAACGTTGAATTCTTCTCTCATAATTTTCCGAAAGAACTGAGAGTGAACGGTATTCTGGGCATGAATGCATTTTTGGGTCATGTGATCCAACTGGAACTTCCGGATAGGCTTTCTATCTGGAAATCTCCTTCTTCTAAATCTGCCCCCGGTTTTCCGGAAGAAAATTTATTTCCTATGCTTCTGAGATCCGGCCAACCGACTGCGGTGCTTCTTCGTCCTCCCGGGATCAGAAAGGAATCTTGGATCTTGGATACCGGCGCTGAATACAGCGTTTTGGATTGGGACACCATCCAAGGAGATCACCCGACTGAGTATTTGGAAGGAAAGGATGCCAGCGTTTATAATTTCGGAGGAGGGAAGTTGAATGCCAAGATCCGTATTCTGAAGCCTTTCTGTCCTGTTTTTGTTAAAAATAACTACGAGGGTTTCCGCTTTTGTCTGCCGGACTTAGAGGTCTTTCCGGGAGGCATTCCCCCCGATGCATTGCATTGGGACTATAGAAAGGGCATCGTTGGGATTCTGGGCCGGAATTGGATGGAAAACTATCGAATTCTTTTGGACACAAAAAGGAGTCTTATTGGTATAGTAGGAAAGGAAACGGACCCGGCAAATGAGTAA